The following is a genomic window from bacterium.
CCACGACGCCCTGACCGATGTTTTCAAGGGAAAGCCGCCCCGTGTTCGGGCCTACATCGCGCCGCCGATAATCATCGAGCCCCCGCCCGGGGAATGCGACAAACAGGCGTGGTACGAGGCCGCCAGCGGGCGGGTGATGCGCGAGATTGCCCGGATGCGCAACTGGTGCCTCCGGGAGCAGGGGCTCCCACCCGAGCCCTACGGCACATTCGTCACCGACGACAAACCGGACCGCCCGCCACCCGGCGAAAAGTGGAGCATCAGCTAACGCGGAGGACGCGTTGTCTCCCTGGCTCCAGACCTTCTTCATCTCGATGGCTCCCATTGTGGAGCTCCGCGGGGGCCTGCCCTGGGGATTGGCGCACGGGCTACCCTGGTGGGAGGCTTACACCGCCGCGGTCATCGGCAACCTCGTGCCGATCATCCCCCTGCTCCTGTGGCTGGAGCCGGCCAGCGGCTGGTTGCGTAAGAAATGGGGCTGGGCCGACCGCTTCTTCTCATGGATCTTCGCCCGAACCCGACGCCGGGGGACCCTCGTGGAGAAGTACGAGGCCCTGGGTCTGCTTTTATTCGTGGCCATTCCGCTGCCCCTCACCGGAGCCTGGACGGGCGCCGCGGCGGCCTTCATCTTCGGCATCCAAAACCGATACGCCTTCCCGGCGATCATCGGCGGAGTGCTCCTCGCCGGGGTCATCGTCAGCCTGGCCTACTACGGCGTCATCGGCACGGCCGACATTTTCATCGGCTGATACGGATCTGAGCCGGGGTTGAAAAAGGCGGTGCGTAGCGGTACAATACCCACGCTTCAACGACCCGGCCGCCGGCCGCGGTCGGAATATTTTGCTCCGGTCGGGGCGTAGCGCAGTCTGGTAGCGCACCTGGTTCGGGACTAGGGGGTCGGAGGTTCAAATCCTCTCGCCCCGACCACCTTTCAAGAGGTTTCCCATGGGGGACCTCTTTTTGCGGGGGGATTCTTTTCGCGTCATCATCTGAAAAATCGGTTCCGTTTTAAGAACCGAGAGGGTGGAATCGGCGCGGAGTTGTGGAAAGTGGACCGGTTCGATCAGGAATAATTCAGGTTTTCATGCAGACGGCAATCACTTGATTTAAAACACCTTAACTGAAGAATGCGGCAAAGGAACCCGTTCGTACTTCTCCCGGGGGAAGGAAAACCTGCGCTCATCCGGTCTCGAAGGGGATACACAAATCACGGCTTGACCTGAAAAACACTCTTATACCAATAAGATACACCCATTCTAACCACCCGTGCGCACGACGGCACGCCCCTTGCTCTGCGTAAATGAAAAGGACGGGACGTTCAAATTTATCCCGGTTCACCGATCTCGAAACCCGCTCCTCACACCGGGAGTCTAAGGTGAAGATGAGCGGAACCCCGGACTATAGAGCTGGACCAGTTCTTTTTTTATTAGCCACAAGTCCGCCGTCAGCCGTTATACGGCACCCCCTACCTTTCGAAAATTTACTTGAAAATGCGGGATAAACCATTTATACTAGTCTGCGTTAGTTGAAAGTTGAACAGTTTATTTTTATATATTTTAAATTCTAACAGATAAAAAAATTCCTCTTCAACATGCGGCGGCCATGACAAACGGTAACTCACCCTATACTGAAATAGCTGTTCTCGGTCTCCTGGCGGAATCTCCGCGCTACGGCTATGAGATAGACTCAGAGATAAAAAACCGCGGGATCAACCACTGGGGGAAGGTCGCCATCTCCTCCATCTACTACCTGTTGAACAAGCTCGAAAAAATGGGGTACGTGACCTTCAAGTACCACAAAGAGGGCAAGTACCCCATGCGCAAGGTCTACTCCTTGACCCCGGCGGGCCGGGCCGTCCTCGAGGAACAGCTCTTCAGCATGCTCAGCTCCCGGGGCGAACCGGAACCGCACCGCCACATGATCGGCATCGCCTTCATCCACGTTCTCCCCAAGGAGATGGCCCTCGAGGCCCTTCGGCGGTTGCAACAGAGGATGGTGGAGATGGAGGAGCACTACAGAGTCCAAACACGCAACCTCGCCGAGCGTTACCCCTTCCCCACCAGCCGGGCTCTGTTGAAGCTCTGGGGCGACAACGTCGAGCACATGCACCTCTGGTTGCGCAAATTATACCGGGAGCTCGAGACGTACCCCTGGCAACAGTGGGGCGAGGTGGCGGCCAAACAGGGCATCATCAAAGACCATCCGGGAGATTGATTGCATGCGTGCACCGATTCTCTACCTGCTGCTTTGGATTCCTCTGGCGGCGACGGCTGAACCGCTGACGACGCTGGACATGGACGAGGCCGTCCGGCTGGCCTTGGACAACAACCTCGACATCCGCATCGCCGCGGAGGCCGAGAACGCCGCCGAGGCCGCCAATTGGTTGGCCTGGACTGGCTTCCTGCCCCATATCTCAGGGACCGTCACCTACAACAAGTACGACGGCTATTACTCCTCGGACAGCTACTACGGTGACACCGAGTCGGAGAGCTTCGGCACCAGCCTGACCTTGCAGCAGCCGATCTTCAACGGCGGCGCCGTCTACTGGGGCAAGGTCATGGCCGCGGCCGGGGAGGAGATGGCCGAGCTCCAGCTCGTCGCCGCCCGTCAGGCCGCCATTCTCGCGGTCAAACAGGCCTACCTCGATTCCCTGCGCGCCGAGGAGCTCCTTGCCGTCCAGCGGAAAAATCAGGAGAACCTGACCCACCACGTCCAGATTACCCAGACCAACCTCGACGTGGGGCTCGCCTCCAAGGTGGACCTCTTGAGGTCGGAGGCGGAGCTTGCGGCGGCGGAGAGTGAGGTCATCGCCACGGAGAACATCGTCCGGCTCACCCGGGTCAACCTGGCCGACGTTATCGGCGTCGAGCTGGACCGGGAGGTCATCCTCGCCCCCGTGGAGGTCGGCGAGCCGACCGGGCCGGCCTTCTCATTGGACGAGGCCCTCGCCTGCGCCCGGGAGAACAACCCCGGTCTGGCGGCCGTGCGCAAGAGCGAACGCCTGGCCGAGGGGCAATTCGGGTTGGCGGCCAGCGCCTTCTGGCCGAAAATCAACCTCCAGGCGGCCTACGGCTGGGTGCAGGGCGACGACTTCGCGTTCTCCGAGGACAAAGACTACTGGACAATCGGCGTCTCGGCCAGCCTGGACCTATTCGACTCCACCCAGCGCCTGGCCGACGTCGCTCAAGCCCGGGCCGAAGAGCGCAAGACCCGCCTGGAAATCCAGTTGACCGAGCAGACCATCCTCACCGGCGTCGAATCCACCTACCTGGGGCTGATGGAGAAGGTCGCCCAGATCGGCGTCTCCACCAAGCAGCTCGAGGCCGCGGGCGGCGCACTGGACCTCATGGAGCAGATGGTCACCCAGGGGCTGGTGTCCAACGTGGAGACCGATTACCTGGACATCAACCTGGCCTATCTCCTGGCCCGCCTGGGTGAGGTTTCCGCGCGCTACGACTACCTCGTGGCCCGGGAAAACCTGGCCTCGCTCATGGGCGCGATCGAACCCTGAGCTTTTCTTACCACGCGCCAACCGCGTCACCGTTCCCGGAAGGTAATGATGCGTCACCTTACACCCATCGCCATTGCGCTCCCGTTTTTATTGCTCGCGGCCTGCGGCGGGAAGCAGACGGCGAGCCCTGAGCAGAGTTACACCGTGTCGAGCGAGGTCGTAGCCTCCTCTCACAAGACCATCGAGCGGGACCTGGCCGGGGTCATCCGGGGGGAGATGGAGGCCCTGGTCGCCCCGGAGATAGCGGGGCGCCAACCAGCTACTGGCTCTCCTCGGAGGCGGCCAGGGGGCAGTTCGAGGCGGCCAAGCTCCAGCTCAAACAGGCCGAGGACAACTACAACCGTTATGAGCCGCTCCACGACACCGGTTCCATCTCCGCGTCCCAGTGGGAGAACATCTCCAACGGCTACGAGGCGGCGAAGATAAACTACGACGCCTTACAGGCCGGCTATTACCGCGCTGCGGACACGGCGGGCGAGACGACCATCCGGGCCCCCATCGCCGGGGTCGTCGCCGTGCGCAACTTCGACATCGGCTCCATGGTCGGACCCAACTATCAGGTCTTCGAAATCGTCAAGACCGACCCCATGAAGGTGTCCATCGGCGTCAACGAGGAGGACATCGGCACCGTGCTCCCCTCGAGCGAGGTCGAGGTCACCGTGGACGCCTACCCCGACGAGACGTTCAAGGGGGTCGTCTACAGCATCGGGATCAAGGCCGATTCCCGCACCCACGCCTTCCCGGTGGAGGTGCGACTGGAAAACACCGACGGACGCCTGAAAAGCGGGATGGTGGCCCACGTCCGTCTGCCGATAAAGGATCTGGGCGACGTGCTGACCATCCCCCTGAACGCCGCTGTCAAGCTCCGGGGTGTGGATTATGTGTACGTGATCCATGAGGTCACCGAGGAGGTCGCCGCCTACACCACGAATGGGAAACCAGACGGAACCGCCGCCGAGGTTCATCTGCGGGTGGAGCGGCGTCCGGTGACCCTCGGTCCGACGGTGGGCGAACGGGTGGTCATCCTGGAAGGTTTGAAACCGGGAGAGGAGTACGTCGTTGAGGGGCAGCAGTTCCTGGAGGACGGCACCCTCGTCACCATACCGGAACGGGAAGTTTCCGCGGAAGAGGCCGCGCCCGCGGCAGGTACGACTCCGGCCGTCGAGACCCCGGCGGCGGAGACTGCGCCGCAGGAGGTGTCCCGGTGAAATCCATCATCCGCTGGCTCCTCAACAACCCACGCATCTCCTTCCTGATCCTGCTGTTCGTCACCATGGCGGGTCTGTTTGCCGTGTCGGTCATCCCTAAGGAAGGGAATCCCGACATCCAGATCCCGGTGGCCTTCATCGTCGTCGTCTATCCCGGCGCCACTCCCGAGGTGATGGAGACCCTCGTCGCGCAGAAGATCGAAGACGCGATGGTGGACCTGCCCGATCTTGACCAGACCCGCTCGGACATTTCGGAAGGCTTGGCCTTCATTCGAGTAACCTTTACCGCCGAGGCCGACCTGGAGGATTCGATCAACAAGGTCCGCGAACGAGTGGACAAGGTGGCCCCGGATCTGCCTGAGGATTGTGGAACACCTGAGGTTTCGGAACTAAGCGTCTCCGACATGCCGATGATGACCCTCTCCCTCTCCGCGGATATGGAGCCCATCGAGCTCCGTCAGGTTGCAGAAGACCTGGCGGACGATCTGAAGAAAGTGGCCGGGGTGCTGGATACCTCGGTCAGCGGCGGTCAGACCAGGGAAATCCAGATCCTGCTCAAACCGGCCAAGCTGGCCGAGTATCAGGTCTCCCCGACCCAGGTGATCACCGCCATTCAGACACAGCACCTGGACGTTCCCGGCGGTACAGTGGAGCTGGGCAACCAGAACTACCTCCTGCGGTCTATTGGGGAATTCGAAGATCCGTCCCAGATGGGCGAAATCATCGTCACCGGATCCAGCGGCACCAATGTCCGGCTGGACGAGGTCGCCGACATCGTGGACGGCCCGCCGAAAGTGACCACCAATTCGCGGATTGACGGTCAGGACTCGGTGACAATCTATATCAAGCGCCGCACCGGCGCCAACATAATCGACACCTCCGAGGCGATCAAGGCCATGCTGGGTATCCCCCAGGACCCCATGACCGTTACGCTGGGCGACGGGCGGGAGGTGGAGCTTAATCCCTTCGAAATACGGGCATTCTATTTCGCTTCCAGCGATGAATACACCCTGCCGGTTCGCGATGACGAAGGCAAGGAGATTCTCGTTACCCGCGGCGAGGTCAAGGACCAGGTGGCCCAGGCCGAGATTGATACAACCAAGGTCGCTGCCCTGCCGCCCGGCTTGATGCTGCGGATCGTATCCGACGAAACCGACGAGGTTACTGACAGCCTGGACACGCTGAGCGGGAACATCGTCCAGGGGATTATCCGGGTCCTGATCGTGCTGTTCCTTTTCATGGGCACCCGCTCGGCGTTGATCGTCTCCACCTCCATCCCCCTCTCGCTTTTAATCGCCATCGCCGTTGTCTATTTCAGCGGGATGACGCTCAACAACATGGTCATCTCGGCTCTGATCCTGGTGGTGGGGATGGTGGTGGACAACGCCATTGTCGTCACCCAAAACACCTACCGTCACATGGGGGAGGGTTCCGACCGCAAAACGGCGGCCATCAATGCCACGGCCGAGGTGGCCTATCCGGTGTTCACCTCGACCCTGACGACGGTTTTCGCCTTCATGCCCATCCTGCTGATGACCGGAATGATTGGCCAGTTCATGAGTTTCATTCCGATCGTCGTGGTTCCTGGCCGCCGTATCGCTGCCCATGCTGGGATTGATCAAGGTGGAGCTCTTTCCGCCGGGGGACGTGGATTCCCTGACCGTCAGCCTCCAGACACCGCTGGGCACCCCCTTGGAGGTCACCGACACCAAGGTGCGCGAGGTGGAGCGGATCGTCACAGGAGAGATCCCAGAGATGGAGCGTTACGTCGCCACCTCGGGCAGCTCCGGGGGCCGCGCCGCCAGCTTCTTCGGCTTCACCAACACCAACGAGGGCGAGGTCACTGTTGATCTGGTTCCAAGCGATGACCGCGAACGCACCGCCAGCGAGATCCGGGATTCGTTGCGGCCCTCCCTGGCGCAGATCCCCGGGGTGGATATCTCGTACTCCGAGACCCAAGGCGGTCCGCCGACCGGTTCGGCCGTCAACATCAAGATTTACGGCGACGACCTCGATGTGCAGCGGGAGATCTCCGGGCAGATCGTCGCTTTCCTCGAGGGACAGCCCGGCGTGAAGGATCCCCATGATGATATCGCCCAAGGAACCCCGGAGCTTCAAGCGCGTATCCGCCGCGAAGAGGCCAATCTGCTTGGATTCAGCTCCTACAACCTGGGAATGGGGTTGCGAACCCTTGTCACCGGCTCCACGGCCGCCGAGTATCGCGTCGGCGACAAGGAATACGACATCACCGTCAAGCTGCCCGACGACTATCTGCGCACCACCAGCGATCTGGAGACACTCTTCGTCAGCAACTCCGCCGGGTCCCTGGTCATGGTGGGCGACGTCGCCAAGGTCTCCCCGGCGGAAGGCATCGGCAGCATCAAGCATTACAACGGTGAACGGGCGGTGACGGTCGAGGCCGACATGCTCGCCGGTTACAGCCCGGTGGAAACAACCCTCGCGGTCAAGGACTATGTCGAGGGAAACATTGTGCTGCCCACCGGCTATCGCATTGACTATGAGGGGAGCTCCCAGTTCATCGCCGAGAGCTTCAGCAGCCTGGGCATCGCCTTCGTTCTGGCGCTGCTCCTGATCTTCCTCATCCTGACCCTCCAATTCCACAGCTTCGCCCAAACCCTCACGGTGATGGCCACCATCGTCCTTTCCACCGTGGGGGCCATCGCCGGACTGGCCATCACCGGCAGTTCCTTCACGATTGTGTCCTTCGTGGCGCTGGTGGGCCTGGCGGGGGTGGCGGTCAACGGGGCCATCATCCTGGTGGACTTCATCAACATCCGGCGGGCGGAAGGGATGCGGATGCGGGAGGCGATCGTGGATGCCGGTAAGATCCGGCTGGCGCCGATCATGCTGACCGCCATCACCACCATCGGGGGGATGATCCCGCTGGCGT
Proteins encoded in this region:
- a CDS encoding PadR family transcriptional regulator is translated as MTNGNSPYTEIAVLGLLAESPRYGYEIDSEIKNRGINHWGKVAISSIYYLLNKLEKMGYVTFKYHKEGKYPMRKVYSLTPAGRAVLEEQLFSMLSSRGEPEPHRHMIGIAFIHVLPKEMALEALRRLQQRMVEMEEHYRVQTRNLAERYPFPTSRALLKLWGDNVEHMHLWLRKLYRELETYPWQQWGEVAAKQGIIKDHPGD
- a CDS encoding efflux RND transporter permease subunit, which codes for MLGLIKVELFPPGDVDSLTVSLQTPLGTPLEVTDTKVREVERIVTGEIPEMERYVATSGSSGGRAASFFGFTNTNEGEVTVDLVPSDDRERTASEIRDSLRPSLAQIPGVDISYSETQGGPPTGSAVNIKIYGDDLDVQREISGQIVAFLEGQPGVKDPHDDIAQGTPELQARIRREEANLLGFSSYNLGMGLRTLVTGSTAAEYRVGDKEYDITVKLPDDYLRTTSDLETLFVSNSAGSLVMVGDVAKVSPAEGIGSIKHYNGERAVTVEADMLAGYSPVETTLAVKDYVEGNIVLPTGYRIDYEGSSQFIAESFSSLGIAFVLALLLIFLILTLQFHSFAQTLTVMATIVLSTVGAIAGLAITGSSFTIVSFVALVGLAGVAVNGAIILVDFINIRRAEGMRMREAIVDAGKIRLAPIMLTAITTIGGMIPLALSDPQWAPLGWCFIFGLSVATILTLIVIPTIYDWIEEWKIKVKKKLFKNYVPPEGVL
- a CDS encoding small multi-drug export protein — protein: MSPWLQTFFISMAPIVELRGGLPWGLAHGLPWWEAYTAAVIGNLVPIIPLLLWLEPASGWLRKKWGWADRFFSWIFARTRRRGTLVEKYEALGLLLFVAIPLPLTGAWTGAAAAFIFGIQNRYAFPAIIGGVLLAGVIVSLAYYGVIGTADIFIG
- a CDS encoding TolC family protein, whose protein sequence is MRAPILYLLLWIPLAATAEPLTTLDMDEAVRLALDNNLDIRIAAEAENAAEAANWLAWTGFLPHISGTVTYNKYDGYYSSDSYYGDTESESFGTSLTLQQPIFNGGAVYWGKVMAAAGEEMAELQLVAARQAAILAVKQAYLDSLRAEELLAVQRKNQENLTHHVQITQTNLDVGLASKVDLLRSEAELAAAESEVIATENIVRLTRVNLADVIGVELDREVILAPVEVGEPTGPAFSLDEALACARENNPGLAAVRKSERLAEGQFGLAASAFWPKINLQAAYGWVQGDDFAFSEDKDYWTIGVSASLDLFDSTQRLADVAQARAEERKTRLEIQLTEQTILTGVESTYLGLMEKVAQIGVSTKQLEAAGGALDLMEQMVTQGLVSNVETDYLDINLAYLLARLGEVSARYDYLVARENLASLMGAIEP